In Rahnella sikkimica, one DNA window encodes the following:
- a CDS encoding HpcH/HpaI aldolase/citrate lyase family protein produces MTKRLSPYRLGATLYMPATRSDIAKSVLSNEIEGLRSIVICLEDAVSEADVPAAMDNLKQYSQRYVSAKAEGQGAEWPLVFIRPRHTEMGQYLTTSLDLSAGGRACIAQVHPRLPASVVGDYERHTPVHDADAGNGRRL; encoded by the coding sequence ATGACAAAGAGACTTTCGCCATACCGTCTGGGTGCCACGCTCTATATGCCTGCAACGCGTTCTGATATTGCAAAAAGCGTGCTGAGTAATGAAATTGAAGGCCTGCGTTCGATTGTCATTTGCCTTGAGGACGCGGTCAGCGAGGCCGATGTGCCTGCGGCCATGGATAATTTAAAGCAATACTCGCAGCGTTACGTTTCTGCTAAGGCAGAGGGTCAGGGGGCCGAATGGCCTCTGGTCTTTATACGTCCACGCCACACAGAGATGGGGCAGTACCTGACGACCTCTTTGGATCTGTCGGCCGGTGGACGGGCTTGTATTGCCCAAGTTCACCCTCGCCTCCCTGCCTCAGTGGTGGGAGATTATGAAAGACACACACCTGTGCATGATGCCGACGCTGGAAACGGAAGACGTCTTTGA
- a CDS encoding cysteine protease StiP family protein — protein MQPFIPFSGSYLPDDVHFLLKPVEMEMTPVDQKEQLIQSGAKHYSDMLSQEPEPTNWHLDLFARALDQGAVRLAREVVMLAKALSERFGDTPIVLVSLVRAGVPLGVMLHQTLRAMGKPSHHYGVSIIRDRGIDETAMDWIEDRHGTEGVVFVDGWTGKGAITGELRRSLSSRAGYPQDPRLVVLADPCGVSWLAASDDDWLIPFGIMGAPVSGLISRSIWSSEGLHGCVQCEHLRQFECSRQLVDTVADCRNSLDLSEISASQWDPERFTQLKSQSERVIASLAAEYAISSINRIKPGIAEATRAVLRRVPEHVLVRSVDDPDVALLVYLAREKNITITEVGDRIGQYRAITIIKKVH, from the coding sequence ATGCAGCCATTTATCCCTTTTTCCGGTTCTTATCTGCCCGACGACGTCCACTTTCTTCTGAAGCCGGTTGAAATGGAAATGACGCCCGTAGACCAAAAAGAGCAGCTTATTCAGTCCGGGGCAAAGCATTACTCCGACATGCTGAGTCAGGAGCCTGAACCGACAAACTGGCATCTGGATTTGTTTGCCCGGGCCTTGGACCAGGGCGCAGTCCGTCTGGCGCGAGAAGTGGTGATGCTGGCGAAAGCATTGTCTGAACGTTTCGGCGATACGCCGATTGTTTTAGTCAGTCTGGTGCGGGCCGGTGTTCCCCTTGGCGTCATGTTGCATCAGACACTCCGGGCGATGGGCAAACCGTCTCACCATTACGGTGTCAGCATTATCAGAGACCGGGGCATTGATGAAACAGCCATGGACTGGATTGAGGATCGGCACGGCACGGAAGGTGTGGTGTTTGTCGATGGGTGGACGGGCAAAGGTGCAATTACCGGCGAACTTCGACGCTCGCTGTCATCACGCGCTGGCTATCCGCAGGATCCCCGCCTCGTTGTTCTGGCTGACCCCTGCGGCGTGTCCTGGCTTGCCGCCAGCGATGATGACTGGTTAATTCCCTTCGGCATCATGGGAGCCCCTGTCTCCGGACTTATCTCCCGTTCCATCTGGTCATCAGAAGGACTGCACGGCTGCGTTCAGTGTGAACATCTCCGCCAGTTTGAATGCAGCCGCCAGCTGGTAGATACAGTGGCAGATTGCCGGAACTCACTTGATCTGAGCGAGATTTCCGCCAGCCAGTGGGACCCTGAGCGTTTTACGCAACTGAAATCACAAAGTGAACGGGTCATCGCGTCGCTGGCCGCCGAATACGCTATTTCAAGCATTAACCGGATTAAACCCGGTATTGCCGAAGCGACACGTGCCGTTCTGCGCCGGGTGCCTGAGCACGTTCTTGTTCGTTCGGTGGACGATCCTGACGTCGCGCTGCTGGTGTATCTGGCTCGTGAAAAAAATATCACCATCACTGAGGTCGGCGATCGCATCGGACAATATCGTGCCATCACCATTATTAAAAAGGTTCACTGA